From Piscinibacter gummiphilus:
CGGGCACCAGCAGGAAGATCAGGAGGCTCACCGGCTCGTCGTCCGGTGCGTCGAAGGGAATCGGCTGCTGGACGCGCACCACCGCAGCCAGCGGATTCTTCAAACCCTTGATGCGGCCGTGGGGGATGGCCACGCCATGGCCGAGGCCGGTGGAGCCGAGCCGCTCGCGCGCAAACAGGTTGTCGGTGACCGTGGCACGCGCGATGGAGTGCTGGTTTTCGAACAGCAGACCGGCGTGCTCGAACGCGCGCTTCTTGCTGGTGGCCTCTACGTCAACGAGTACGTTGGCGAGCGGCAGGATGGCGGACAGTCGGTTCATCGCAGGTCACGTTCGAGCCTCGCAAGAGGCGCCTGGTTCCACGGGCGACCAGGGTGACCGATCATAGAACCGGGCCCTTTCCTTGCGCACGCTCGTGCATCGGCAATGCGAGGAATTGTGCACTCGCTGCTGCGCAGCAGCAACGAGTGCTGCTCACCGGGCCCCTGTGTGTGGTGAACGTGCGAAAACGGAGCGCGCACGAAAAAGCGGCCCGTGGGCCGCTTTCATGCACTGGAAAGAGGCGTTGCCTCAGAGCGTGGCATCCATGCGCTTGGGCGCGAGGTGGTGGTGGTCCTGCAGCTTGTCCTTGTGCCGCATGACCTGGCGGTCGAGCTTGTCCATCAGCTGGTCGATCGCGGCGTAGAGGTCTTCGTGCGAGTGCTCGACGAAGATGTCCTTGCCCTTCACGTGCAGCGTGACCTCGGCCTTCTGCCTTCGTTCCTTCTCCTTCAGCTTCTCTACCGACAGCAGCACGTTGATGTCCACGACTTGATCGAAGTGACGCGTGATCCGGTCCAATTTCGTAAGCACGTACTCACGCAGGGCTGGGCTCACATCGAGGTGATGGCCGCTGATCGTCAAATTCATCGGGGACTCCTTTCGCAAGGCGGGTGGGAAAAGCGGGGAAGGAAGAGAGAGAGGAGGGGGAGGCGGGGAAGAGGGGGCGGAAATCGCAGTGGTCGAGACCAGTGTGCGCCCGAAACCGGAGAGTGACAAGCGGGTGACAACGACGTTCGCAGGCTTGTTCGCGCGCATTCCTGCGTCGGATCAAGCCGCTGTCTTTTCCATCACGGAAGCAGCGTTTTTCGACGGGCTTTCGCGGGTTGACTCGGCTTGATGACCGTGCAGAACGGGTGTGATAATCCGCCGTTTTCGTACACGGAGTGCGACCCCCGCATATGGACAGCAGTCACCCTCGGTGACCGTCCGCTCTGACGCTCGACAGGTGCCCACCCCTCGGTGAAGCGCCCGTGGCCCTGGGTGAGACGGTTCCCCGCGTTAGCCCCTCTCCCTTTATTGGCCACCACCCCACGGCGCCCCATGCAGCCCGTGCGGACCTGTCGGAGCCCGCATGCTCAACGTCTTTACGCTGGCCAATGGCCGGCTGTTCCAGGAAGAAATCGAAAACCCCGGCGCACTCGCCAACGTGCGCCCGGTGTGGGTCGACCTGGAAGCCCCCACCCCCGAAGAGAAGACCTGGATCGCCGAACGTTTCGGCGTGACCATCCCCGAAGACGTGGTCGACGACGACCTGGAGGAATCGGCCCGCTTCTATGAGGAAGACAACGGCGAGCTGCACATCCGCTCGGACTTCCTGATCGACGATGACGATACCCGCCGCAACGTGCGGGTCGCCTTCATCCTGCACAACAAGGTGCTGTTCTCGATCCACGGCGAAGACCTGCCCGTCTTCCGCCTGCTGCGCCTGCGCGCGCGCCGCATCCCCGCGCTGATCGAAGACGCGAAGGACGTGCTGCTCAAGCTCTACGACGCCGACGCCGAGTACAGCGCCGATGCACTCGAAGGCATCTACGACAACCTCGAAAAAGTCAGCGCGCGTGTGCTGAAGGAAGAGGTCAACGACCAGGCCGCCGGCCAGGCGCTCGCCGCCATCGCCAAAGAGGAAGACTTGAACGGCCGCATCCGCCGCAACGTGATGGACACGCGCCGTGCCTTGAGCTTCATGATGCGCAGCCGCATGCTCAATGCGGAGCAGTTCGAGGAGGCCCGCCAGATCCTGCGCGACATCGACTCGCTCGACTCGCACACCGCCTTCCTCTTCGACAAGATCAACTTCCTGATGGACGCCACCGTCGGCTTCATCAACATCAACCAGAACAAGATCATCAAGATCTTCTCGGTGGCGAGCGTGGCCTTGCTGCCGCCGACGCTGATCGCGAGCATCTACGGCATGAACTTCCAGGCCATGCCCGAGCTGACCTGGCGTTTCGGCTATCCGTTCGCCATCGGCCTGATGATCGTCAGCATCGTGTCGCCCTTCTGGTACTTCAACCGCAAGGGCTGGCTCAAGTAAGGTGTGACCACATCCGGAGGAGAGCTCGCCATGACCGTTCTGCGTTTCGTCGTTGCCCTGGTTCTTGTTGCCGCCGCCGCGGCGTCGCAGGCCGAGTGCCTGAGCGATGCCCAGGCTGCGGCCCTCGTCGACGCCTTCGTCGCCAAGACACCTGCCGCCAACCCGGAGGGTCTCAACGAGGCCGACGGCGCTTGCAGCCGCGCCAAGGTCAACGCGGCGCTCGCCAAGCGCTACGGCACGGTGGTCGGCTACAAGGCCGGCCTCACCAACCCGGCGGTGCAGAAGCGCTTCAACTACGACCGCCCGGTGTGGGGCGTGCTCTACCAGGGCATGCTGCTGCCCAATGGCAGCACTGTCGAAGCAGGCTTCGGGGCGCGGCCGCTGTACGAGGCCGACCTGCTGGTGCGTGTGAAGAGCGCCGCGGTCAACGATGCCAAGACCCCGGAAGACGTGCTGGCGGCCATCGACCAGCTCATACCCTTCATCGAGCTGCCCGACCTCATGGTGCAGGCGCCGCCCAAGCTCAACGGCCCGGCGATCAGCGCGATCAACGTCGGCGCACGGCTCGGCGTGACGGGCACGCCGGTCGCGATTCCGCTGTATCGGGCCGAGCGTTTTGCGATGCTCGATGCGCTGCGCGACATGACGGTGGTGCTGAGCGACGCGAGCGGTGCCGAGCTGGCACGCGGCAAGGGCAGCGACATCCTCGGCCACCCGCTCAACGCCGTCGTGTGGCTGGCCGAGGCGCTGGCCAAAGAGGGCAAGGCCATGAAGCCGGGTGACCTGATCAGCCTCGGCTCCTTCTCGCCGCTGCTGCCGCCCAAGGCCGGCGCGGGCGCCACCGTCACCTACATCGGACTGCCCGATGCCAAGCCGGTGTCGGTGAGCTTCAAGTAGTCAGCGCGCCGGCTTCTTCTTCGAAGCCGCGAGCGCCTTGCTTTCCTTCTTGAGCCCCCGCGACACCGGGCACACCACCTGCATGAACGACGCCAGCGTGCTGGCGAGGTTGTCGCCCTGCAGTCGGTAAAACACGAACTGCCCGCGCTTCTCGCCGGTCACGAGCCCGGCCGACTCCAGGATCTTCAGGTGCTTGGACAGCGAGGGCTTCGTCATGTCGAAGCGCGAAGCGATCTCGCCGGCGGACAACTCCGTCTCGGCGAGGTACGCGAGGATCTTGCGGCGCGGCGTGGACGCCAGGGCTTCGAACACTTTGTCCATGGCGGCAGATGATAGCGCTGCTAGTTGATTATTTAATTAGGCAGTTAGCTAATTAACGCTTTATGATGGGCGCCATGGAAGCGACCCACTCCACTCGCCAGACGCCCGTTCCCCCTGCCACCGCAGAGCCGGCACCCGATGCCGCGGCCACCGTCTACTACAACAGCGCCTGCCCGGTGTGTGACGCCGGCATCCGATCGCAGCGCGAGCGCATGCAAGGCTGCAACGTGCACTGGGTCGACGTGCACCAGAACCCGCAATCCGCCCAGGCGCTGGGCCTCGATCTGGAGCAAGTGCGCGAGCGCCTGCATGTCCGCGCCGCGGACGGGCACATGCACATCGGCGCCGATGCGCTGGCCGCACTCTGGTCGCAGTCGCCCGGCCAACGCTGGCTGGGTGCGCTGGCGCGCCGCCTGCGCTGGCTCGGCCGGCCGCTCTACAACGCCTTCGCCCGCGGCCTCTATCGCTGGAATCGCCGGCGCGGCCATTGGTGACATACCGTCTTCGCCACAAGGAGGGAGCCATGAGCACACTCAACGCCGACCCCGCGGAACTCGCCCGTTTCAACGCCCTGGCCGAGCGCTGGTGGGACGAAGACTCCGAATTCCGCCCCCTGCACCGCATCAACCCGCATCGCCTCGACTGGATCGATGCCCTGGCTGGCCTTCGCGGCAAGCAGGTGCTCGACGTCGGCTGCGGCGGCGGCATCCTCGCGGAAAGCATGGCCCGGCGTGGCGCCCGGGTGGATGGCATCGACATGGCCGCGATGCCCTTGCGCATCGCGCGCGCCCATGCCGAGCGGGTGGGCGAAGCGAACGTCGCCTACGCCGACAGCAGCGCCGAAGACTGGGCGCAGCATCACGCCGGCCGCTACGACGTGGTCACCTGCATGGAGATGCTGGAGCACGTGCCCGACCCCGCCGCCGTGGTGGCAGCCTGCGCACGCCTGGCCAGGCCGGGCGGCTGGGTGTTCTTCTCCACCATCAACCGCAACCCGTTGAGCTACCTCGTGGCGATCGTCGGTGCGGAGCGGGTGCTGCGCCTCTTGCCGCGAGGCACCCACACCTACTCGCGCCTCATCAGGCCGGCCGAACTGCGGGGCATGGCCACACGTGCCGGCTTGTCGCTGCACGAGCAGCGCGGCCTCGGCTACAACCCGCTGACGCAGCGCTTCCGCCTGCACCGCTTCATGGGCATCGGCTACCTGCTGGCGATGCGGGCCGGCGCTTCAGCCTGACGCGCGCTTCTTCAGCCAGCGCATCAGGCTGCCCACCAGCGGCAGCTTCTCGTACAGCTCTTCGGCAGCGTCCCAGTAGTCGCGGTGGTGCAGGATGAGTCCGATCGCGTCGAGCTGCAGCTGCGAGCCGCCGTGCACCGTCTGCAGGCCCTCGCGGTAGCGCTTGAAGCGGAAGAGAAAGTCCCAGCTCAGGAAACACTGATCGCCTTGC
This genomic window contains:
- the ptsN gene encoding PTS IIA-like nitrogen regulatory protein PtsN, producing MNRLSAILPLANVLVDVEATSKKRAFEHAGLLFENQHSIARATVTDNLFARERLGSTGLGHGVAIPHGRIKGLKNPLAAVVRVQQPIPFDAPDDEPVSLLIFLLVPEAATQRHLEILSEIAEMLSDRELRERLKTEHTAAKVHELISNWEPLKSVA
- the hpf gene encoding ribosome hibernation-promoting factor, HPF/YfiA family, translated to MNLTISGHHLDVSPALREYVLTKLDRITRHFDQVVDINVLLSVEKLKEKERRQKAEVTLHVKGKDIFVEHSHEDLYAAIDQLMDKLDRQVMRHKDKLQDHHHLAPKRMDATL
- the corA gene encoding magnesium/cobalt transporter CorA is translated as MLNVFTLANGRLFQEEIENPGALANVRPVWVDLEAPTPEEKTWIAERFGVTIPEDVVDDDLEESARFYEEDNGELHIRSDFLIDDDDTRRNVRVAFILHNKVLFSIHGEDLPVFRLLRLRARRIPALIEDAKDVLLKLYDADAEYSADALEGIYDNLEKVSARVLKEEVNDQAAGQALAAIAKEEDLNGRIRRNVMDTRRALSFMMRSRMLNAEQFEEARQILRDIDSLDSHTAFLFDKINFLMDATVGFININQNKIIKIFSVASVALLPPTLIASIYGMNFQAMPELTWRFGYPFAIGLMIVSIVSPFWYFNRKGWLK
- a CDS encoding fumarylacetoacetate hydrolase; the encoded protein is MTVLRFVVALVLVAAAAASQAECLSDAQAAALVDAFVAKTPAANPEGLNEADGACSRAKVNAALAKRYGTVVGYKAGLTNPAVQKRFNYDRPVWGVLYQGMLLPNGSTVEAGFGARPLYEADLLVRVKSAAVNDAKTPEDVLAAIDQLIPFIELPDLMVQAPPKLNGPAISAINVGARLGVTGTPVAIPLYRAERFAMLDALRDMTVVLSDASGAELARGKGSDILGHPLNAVVWLAEALAKEGKAMKPGDLISLGSFSPLLPPKAGAGATVTYIGLPDAKPVSVSFK
- a CDS encoding metalloregulator ArsR/SmtB family transcription factor, which codes for MDKVFEALASTPRRKILAYLAETELSAGEIASRFDMTKPSLSKHLKILESAGLVTGEKRGQFVFYRLQGDNLASTLASFMQVVCPVSRGLKKESKALAASKKKPAR
- a CDS encoding DUF393 domain-containing protein, with the translated sequence MEATHSTRQTPVPPATAEPAPDAAATVYYNSACPVCDAGIRSQRERMQGCNVHWVDVHQNPQSAQALGLDLEQVRERLHVRAADGHMHIGADALAALWSQSPGQRWLGALARRLRWLGRPLYNAFARGLYRWNRRRGHW
- the ubiG gene encoding bifunctional 2-polyprenyl-6-hydroxyphenol methylase/3-demethylubiquinol 3-O-methyltransferase UbiG; protein product: MSTLNADPAELARFNALAERWWDEDSEFRPLHRINPHRLDWIDALAGLRGKQVLDVGCGGGILAESMARRGARVDGIDMAAMPLRIARAHAERVGEANVAYADSSAEDWAQHHAGRYDVVTCMEMLEHVPDPAAVVAACARLARPGGWVFFSTINRNPLSYLVAIVGAERVLRLLPRGTHTYSRLIRPAELRGMATRAGLSLHEQRGLGYNPLTQRFRLHRFMGIGYLLAMRAGASA